Genomic window (Streptomyces sp. NBC_01431):
CTGCGCCCCTTCGACGACGGTGACATCCCCGCGCTCATCGAGATGATGAACGACGAGCAGACCGTCGCCTGGACCTCGGTGCCCCACCCCTACACCGTGCGCGACGCCGAGGACTGGGTCCGCCACATCGCTCCCGGCGAGCGCACCGCCGGGCGAGGAATCGTTCTGGCGGTCACCGAGTTCCTCACTCAGCGGCTCGTCGGCATCGTCCACCTCCAGAAGACCAACTGGCGCACCCGGGCCACCGAGGTCGGCTATGTCGTGGGGCCCTGGGCGCGCGGTGAGGGCTACGCGACCGAAGCCGTGCTCGCCATGGCCCAATGGCTGTTCAGGGACCAGCGGTTCGAGCGCCTGGAGCTGCGCACCGCCGCCGACAACACCGCCTCCCAGCAGGTCGCGCAGAAGATCGGCTGCATCAGCGAGGGCGTCCTGCGCAACGCGTGGATAGCCCGGACCCAGACGGAGGACGGCGGCTGGACGGACTTCCGCACCGACCTCATCGTGTGGAGCCTGCTCCCGGAGGACCTCGACGGCGTCGCCGACCAGTTCGCGGACGCCGGATACGGCTCCTTCACCGACTGGAGCTGACCGGATACGCCCCCGGGGCGACCGGATACGGTGCTCCACCGACCGGCTCCGGCCCGCGCCCGCCGACCGGAACACACATCCGCGGCTACCCTCGATCTGTACCCGCGCATTCGCCGGGGCGCCCCGACCTGCGACAGCACCTGGAGACTGACCACGATGGCCGACCGCGTCACGGTGATCGGCTGGGACGGCTCGCCCCTCACCTCGGCGGCCACCTCCGCGCTCTCCGCCGCCACTCTGGTGGCCGGCGCCGCACACCACCTCGAGCTCCCCGAAGTGCCCGCGGGCGCCGAGCGCATCCGGCTCGGCAGCGTGAGTCTGGCCGCCCGCCGCATCGCCGGACACCGCGGAAGCGCCGTCGTCCTCGCCGACGGCGACCCCGGCTTCTTCGGCGTCGTACGCACCCTCAGGGCTCCCGAGCACGGCCTGGAGGTCGAGGTCGTGCCCGCCGTCTCCTCGGTCGCCGCCGCCTTCGCGCGAGCCGGGATGCCCTGGGACGACGCCCAGATCGTCGTCGCCCACCGGCGCACCCTGCGCCGCGCCGTCAACGTCTGCCGCGCCCACGCCAAGGTCGCCGTCCTCACCTCGCCCGGCGCCGGACCCGCGGAACTCGCGCTCCTCCTCGACGGCGTCCACCGCACCTTCGTCATCTGCGAGGAGCTCGGCAGCGACCGCGAGCAGGTCACCGTGCTCACCTCGGAGAACGCCGCCGACCACGCCTGGCGCGACCCCAATGTCGTCATCGTCCTCGGCGGCCCGGCGACCGAGGGCGACGGCTGGCTCGCCGGACCCGCCCCCGGGTACCCGTCCGCGCTGCGCGGCTGGGCGCTGCCCGCCCGTGAGTACGGCGGCGACCTCGGCTCCGGCGAGGCCACCGAGCTGCGCGCGGCCCAACTGGCCAGGCTCGGCCCGCGCGTCGGCGACCTCGTGTGGGACATCGGCTGCGGCAGCGGCGCCCTGGCCGCCGAGGCCGCCCGGTTCGGCGCCGCCGTGATCGCCGTCGACGACAGCGCGGACGCCTGCGCGCGCACCGAATCGACCGCCCGCCGCTTCGGAGTTCAGGTCCAGGTCGTCCGCGGCAGGGCCCCGCATGTCCTGGAGTCGCTGCCCGAACCCGACGTCGTACGCGTCGGGGGCGGGGGCGCGGCCGTCGTGGAGGCGTGCGCCGATCGCAGGCCGGAGCGCATCGTGACGCATGCGGCCACCCGGGACGAGGCGGAGGCCGTGGGCGCCGCGCTGGCCGCCGGCGGATACGAAGTGGAGTGCGCGCTCCTCCAATCGGTCGACCTCGACACGAGTGCCTGGTCGGAGCGCGAACGCTCGGTCGTCTTCCTGCTCTCCGGACGGAGGAAGGAAAGATCCCCGTGACCCCTTCGGCGCGTCACGGGGGGTAGGCTGGCCGATCGTTGTACCGCACCCGGCCGTTCGGCGCTCCGCCGGTCAATGTCCGGAACGGGGAACCGCTTTGGCCCCCGTTGCGCGGTACGGCACATCCGGGGGACGCGCAACGTGGCGCAGCCCACACGGTCCGTGGCCGAGACTGACCGCGACGGCGGCGAAGGCCCGCGACAATGCATGGTGTCGTTGACGCCTGCGGGCCGTTCGCACCGCGCGGCGCACACGTTCTGAGCGACGGGTGCCGGCCGGCTGTGCGGTCCCGGGCGCAGGCCGAAGGAGCACTACAGATGGGCAAGGGGTACGCATGACTGACACCGGCCAGGTCCCGGGCGAGGGACTGCCGGAGAACGCAGGCATGGTGGAACAGCCGGGCGTCCCCGCTCCCGGTGCCTACACCTTCCTCGATCCCGCAGACAGCTCGGCGAACACCGCGGAAGACGACGATCTGCTCCTGATGCCGGGCGCCCAGGGCGCCTGGATCGACCCGCAGTCCGCGCCCGCCCAGGTGCCGCCCCTTCAGGCCGCCCCCGCCGAACCCGGCGCGCACGAGACCGGCGGCCGTGACACGGGCTCCGTCGACCTCGGTGGCGTGCGGGTCGCGGCGCAGGCACCCGCCTCGGCGACCCCGCCGCCCGCCCGCCGCCCGCTCCACCTCGGCCCGCAGGTGCCGGACGCCTCGTCCGGTGTCGTACGTTCCCTCGCCGACCGGGGCCCCGCCGCCGGCGCGCCCGTGAACCCGGCGCCGGTGCGCACCCCCGGGCCGGCGAACGCCGGGCCCGAGTACCTCGACGTCCCGCGCGAGGAGCCCGCGCCGCAGCTGATGGACTTCCCGCCGCAGCCCGGTATGGCATGGACGCCTCAGCAGCGTTCCGCGCCCCACGAGTCACTCAACACCACAGTGCCCCCTGCAGAAACGGTCGTCCCGGAGGACTTCGCGGTCCGGGCACAGGTTCCGGCCGTTCAGCCGCAGCCCGCCGAAGAGGCGGCACAGGCCGCGAGCCGGCCCGTCGCGCAGCCCGCCCTGCTCGTGGACCAGCTCGTCGCCCAGCAGGCGGCGCCGCAGTCCGGACAGCCGCAGCCGGTGGGCCAGTTCGTCCCGGTCGAGGGCTCCCTTCCGAGCGGCCCCCACCTTTCGCCCGCGCCGGTCCAGGCCGCTGCCGCGCCCCAGTCGCCGGGTCCGCAGCACACAGCCGAGCAGCCGGAGGTCCAGCAGCCGCAAGCCCAGCAGCAGGCGCCCGAGCCGGTCGCGGTCCCGGCCCAGCCGGAGCCGGTCGCCGCCGAGCCCGTCGTCCCTGCCCCGGCGGGGCCCGTCGCGGTCGGACCGGCCGCCCCCGAGGCCCCGGCCGCGGTGCCGGCCGCCGAGCCCGTGGCCGCCGAACCGGCCGTCGCCGAGGCGGTGCCCGCCGAGCCCGTTCCCGCGCCGGCCGAGCCGCTCGTGGCGCAGCCCGTCGCCGAACCCGTACCCCCGCAGCCCGTGGCCGCCGAGGCCGCGCCCGCCGAAGCCCCGGCCGCCGAGCCGGAGCCGGTGGCGGTCGCGGTCGCCCAGAACCCCGCGCCGATCGCGGTGGCCGTGCCCGCAGCCGCCGCGAGCCCGGCAGCCGAGAGTCCGGAAGCAGCAGGTCCGGAAGCCGTGAGCCAGGAGCAGGCGCCGCAGCCGATGGCCCAGACCGCGCCCGAGCCGCCCCAGCCGGTGATCGAGGCCCCGGCAGCCGCCGCCGAGCCGACTCAGGCCGCCGAGTCCGTGCTCGTACCGCGGCAGGAGCAGCCGGCCGCGGTCGCGGAGCCGGTCGTGCAGGCGGCCCCCGAAGCCCCCGCCGCGGTGCAGGAGACGCTCGAAGGGAGCGCCGCGCCGCAGCCCGCCGCCGAGCCGGAGCCGGTCGCCGAACCCCTGGCCGGGACCGCGCCCGCGGACGCCGATGCCGCCGACGGGACCGCCGAGATCATCGACGCCCCCGAGCAGGCCGCCGCGCCCGGCTACGACGACGCCGAGCGCGAGGCCGTGCTGCGCGTCATGCGCGAGCGCCGCGACATCCGCAACGGCTTCCGCAGCGACCCGATCCCGCACGAGGTGCTGCTCCGCGTCCTGGAGGCGGCCCACACGGCGCCCTCCGTCGGCCACTCGCAGCCCTGGGACTTCGTGGTCATCCGGTCCGCCGAGACCCGCCGCACCATGCACGAACTTGCCCAGCGCCAGCGCGAGGCGTACGCCAAGTCGCTGCCCAAGGGCCGGGCCAAGCAGTTCAAGGAACTGAAGATCGAGGCGATCCTCGAAACCCCGGTCAACATCGTGGTCACCGCGGACCCGACCCGCGGCGGCCGGCACACCCTGGGCCGTTACACCCAGCCGCAGATGGCCCCGTACTCCTCG
Coding sequences:
- the cbiE gene encoding precorrin-6y C5,15-methyltransferase (decarboxylating) subunit CbiE, whose protein sequence is MADRVTVIGWDGSPLTSAATSALSAATLVAGAAHHLELPEVPAGAERIRLGSVSLAARRIAGHRGSAVVLADGDPGFFGVVRTLRAPEHGLEVEVVPAVSSVAAAFARAGMPWDDAQIVVAHRRTLRRAVNVCRAHAKVAVLTSPGAGPAELALLLDGVHRTFVICEELGSDREQVTVLTSENAADHAWRDPNVVIVLGGPATEGDGWLAGPAPGYPSALRGWALPAREYGGDLGSGEATELRAAQLARLGPRVGDLVWDIGCGSGALAAEAARFGAAVIAVDDSADACARTESTARRFGVQVQVVRGRAPHVLESLPEPDVVRVGGGGAAVVEACADRRPERIVTHAATRDEAEAVGAALAAGGYEVECALLQSVDLDTSAWSERERSVVFLLSGRRKERSP
- the cobT gene encoding nicotinate-nucleotide--dimethylbenzimidazole phosphoribosyltransferase encodes the protein MTDTGQVPGEGLPENAGMVEQPGVPAPGAYTFLDPADSSANTAEDDDLLLMPGAQGAWIDPQSAPAQVPPLQAAPAEPGAHETGGRDTGSVDLGGVRVAAQAPASATPPPARRPLHLGPQVPDASSGVVRSLADRGPAAGAPVNPAPVRTPGPANAGPEYLDVPREEPAPQLMDFPPQPGMAWTPQQRSAPHESLNTTVPPAETVVPEDFAVRAQVPAVQPQPAEEAAQAASRPVAQPALLVDQLVAQQAAPQSGQPQPVGQFVPVEGSLPSGPHLSPAPVQAAAAPQSPGPQHTAEQPEVQQPQAQQQAPEPVAVPAQPEPVAAEPVVPAPAGPVAVGPAAPEAPAAVPAAEPVAAEPAVAEAVPAEPVPAPAEPLVAQPVAEPVPPQPVAAEAAPAEAPAAEPEPVAVAVAQNPAPIAVAVPAAAASPAAESPEAAGPEAVSQEQAPQPMAQTAPEPPQPVIEAPAAAAEPTQAAESVLVPRQEQPAAVAEPVVQAAPEAPAAVQETLEGSAAPQPAAEPEPVAEPLAGTAPADADAADGTAEIIDAPEQAAAPGYDDAEREAVLRVMRERRDIRNGFRSDPIPHEVLLRVLEAAHTAPSVGHSQPWDFVVIRSAETRRTMHELAQRQREAYAKSLPKGRAKQFKELKIEAILETPVNIVVTADPTRGGRHTLGRYTQPQMAPYSSALAVENLWLAARAEGLGVGWVSFFDEREMVRSLGLPEHLEVVAYLCVGYVDEFPDEPELMQAGWSKRRPLAWVVHEETYGRRALPGEDPHDLLEETVAGIRPLDAKALGEAWERQKRMTKPAGALGMLEIISAQLSGLSRKCPPPIPEPAAVAIFAGDHGVHAQGVTPWPQEVTGQMVANFLGGGAVCNAFANQVGAEVCVIDVGVASELPATPGLLPRKVRPGTADMTAGPAMTREEAVAAIEVGIETARDLVAAGNKALLTGEMGIANTTVSAALISLYTGVDAAEVTGRGTGINDETHARKVDVVRRALELHQPDPADPIGVLAAIGGLEHAALVGFLLGGASLRTPVILDGVSTGAAALVARAIAPEVLSACIAGHRSAEPGHVAALNKLGLRPLVDLDLRLGEGTGALLALPVVQSAARAMHEVATFDSAGVTEK
- a CDS encoding GNAT family N-acetyltransferase; amino-acid sequence: MERHMTTPFPVFPDISINTDRLVLRPFDDGDIPALIEMMNDEQTVAWTSVPHPYTVRDAEDWVRHIAPGERTAGRGIVLAVTEFLTQRLVGIVHLQKTNWRTRATEVGYVVGPWARGEGYATEAVLAMAQWLFRDQRFERLELRTAADNTASQQVAQKIGCISEGVLRNAWIARTQTEDGGWTDFRTDLIVWSLLPEDLDGVADQFADAGYGSFTDWS